The following coding sequences are from one Microbulbifer sp. TB1203 window:
- the thiO gene encoding glycine oxidase ThiO, whose product MTDNNAPRIAIAGGGLMGRLLAWRLAQRNCDISLFEARDFTTPSGACWAAAGMISPLSELVHSQREVYDLGIRSLELWPDWARQLETQSGKAVEFRRAGSVLVAHGRDRSELEHFQRELAGKLSGDESAQVRPLDRGQLQQLEPVLENFEQGLYLESEGDIDNRRLLPVLLNLLRQQGVHLRERTPVECTPGCVEHGESKLSFDCVIDCRGLGAKGQVEGLRGVRGEVLVVETREVQLQRPVRLLHPRYQLYAVPRSGGQTVIGATEIESEDMSPISVRSLMELSSALYSLHPAFAEARVVESRVNCRPATMDNLPHVHGEPRLVRVNGLYRHGYLLAPALVERVEKLVMQQCLQVA is encoded by the coding sequence GTGACCGACAACAATGCCCCCCGAATCGCCATAGCCGGCGGCGGTCTGATGGGCCGCCTGCTGGCCTGGCGGCTGGCACAGCGCAACTGCGATATCAGCCTGTTTGAAGCGCGGGATTTCACCACGCCCAGCGGTGCCTGCTGGGCTGCCGCCGGGATGATCTCGCCGCTGTCGGAACTGGTGCACAGCCAACGGGAAGTGTATGACCTGGGTATCCGTAGCCTGGAGTTGTGGCCCGACTGGGCGCGGCAGCTGGAAACACAGAGCGGAAAGGCGGTGGAGTTTCGCCGCGCCGGCAGTGTGCTGGTGGCGCACGGGCGTGATAGAAGTGAACTGGAACACTTCCAACGAGAGTTGGCCGGTAAGCTGAGCGGCGATGAGAGTGCTCAGGTTCGCCCACTGGACAGGGGGCAGCTGCAACAACTGGAGCCGGTCCTGGAAAACTTCGAACAGGGGCTGTACCTGGAGAGCGAGGGGGACATCGACAATCGCCGCCTGTTGCCGGTGCTGTTGAACCTTCTGCGACAGCAGGGGGTTCACCTGCGCGAGCGCACGCCGGTGGAGTGCACTCCCGGTTGTGTGGAACACGGTGAAAGCAAGCTGAGTTTCGACTGCGTCATCGACTGCCGTGGCCTCGGCGCCAAGGGGCAGGTTGAAGGGCTGCGCGGCGTGCGCGGTGAAGTGCTGGTGGTGGAAACCCGCGAGGTCCAGTTGCAGCGGCCGGTGCGCCTGCTGCACCCGCGCTACCAGCTCTACGCGGTGCCGCGGAGCGGGGGGCAGACGGTGATCGGCGCCACGGAAATCGAGAGCGAGGATATGTCGCCGATATCGGTACGCTCCCTGATGGAGCTGTCCTCCGCGCTCTATTCGCTGCATCCGGCATTCGCAGAGGCCCGGGTTGTCGAATCCCGGGTCAACTGCCGTCCCGCCACTATGGACAATCTCCCCCATGTGCACGGCGAACCGCGGTTGGTGCGGGTCAATGGTCTCTACCGGCACGGCTATTTGTTGGCGCCGGCGCTGGTTGAGCGTGTAGAGAAACTGGTAATGCAACAATGTTTACAGGTGGCCTGA
- the thiS gene encoding sulfur carrier protein ThiS: MQVLVNGQVEKLERPTDLSSLLQRLGYRGEAFAVALNGDFVPRADYGETRLNDGDALDIVAPVVGG, translated from the coding sequence ATGCAAGTGCTAGTCAACGGGCAAGTGGAAAAGCTGGAGCGGCCGACGGATTTATCCAGTCTGCTGCAACGGCTGGGATACAGGGGTGAGGCGTTTGCCGTGGCCCTGAATGGGGATTTCGTGCCCAGGGCAGACTACGGGGAGACCCGGCTGAACGATGGCGACGCCCTGGATATCGTCGCCCCAGTGGTGGGTGGTTGA